In Stieleria varia, one genomic interval encodes:
- a CDS encoding sensor histidine kinase — translation MNLESTQRSVQTQKSTSEDEASSRSRALLSVMEDLQAERESLKAEIQRRCETEAALRQSEHRTALIIETALDGVITVNDSGHITGWNDQAAVIFGWSREQASGMRISEIILLDEAESRPGSDSGDHLHAGRSDLLNRRIERTAIRSDGSRFPAELSMSVLPLDAGFEFSCFVRDITNRKNAERLQLEMQAELERRVIERTQELERANERLRNSNEELQQFAYVASHDLQTPLRGIMGFAQFLESDYTPNLDEQGLEYINRIVASAKRMQTLIQDLLKFSRVQSLASELTPVWLDKPLSAAVAVLESEMEKCSVELISEDLPRVLADAAQIEQLFRNLIENSIKYRHPERRPQIRVSAILEGDRWTISIADNGIGIDPKHFKRIFEIFKRLHAEGEYSGNGIGLAVCRRIVLRHGGRIWADESDVGALIKFTLHSPKSLSSESQPSKSVHADEDQ, via the coding sequence ATGAACCTTGAGTCCACTCAGCGGTCGGTGCAAACCCAAAAATCCACCTCGGAAGACGAGGCGAGTTCACGATCGCGCGCTCTGCTGAGTGTCATGGAGGACTTGCAGGCTGAGCGTGAAAGTTTGAAAGCCGAGATTCAACGGCGCTGTGAAACCGAAGCCGCGTTGCGTCAAAGTGAACACCGCACCGCATTGATCATCGAAACCGCGCTCGATGGAGTGATCACCGTCAACGATTCGGGGCACATCACTGGGTGGAATGATCAGGCTGCTGTGATTTTCGGCTGGAGCCGCGAGCAAGCAAGCGGCATGCGGATCTCGGAGATCATCTTGCTGGACGAGGCTGAATCGCGGCCGGGGAGCGACTCGGGCGATCACTTACATGCGGGACGCTCCGATCTGTTGAACAGACGAATCGAGCGAACAGCGATCCGCAGCGACGGTTCGCGATTTCCCGCTGAGTTGTCCATGTCTGTCTTGCCGCTCGACGCCGGATTTGAGTTCAGTTGCTTTGTTCGCGACATCACCAACCGCAAGAACGCCGAACGTCTGCAGTTGGAAATGCAAGCCGAACTGGAAAGGCGTGTCATCGAGCGAACGCAGGAACTGGAGCGAGCCAACGAGCGATTAAGGAATAGCAATGAGGAACTGCAGCAATTTGCCTATGTCGCGTCGCATGACTTGCAAACGCCACTACGCGGCATCATGGGGTTTGCTCAGTTCTTGGAGAGTGACTACACACCGAATCTTGACGAGCAGGGCCTCGAATACATCAACCGGATTGTCGCCAGTGCAAAACGCATGCAAACACTGATCCAGGATCTGTTGAAGTTTTCTCGTGTGCAATCGCTGGCCTCTGAATTGACGCCTGTTTGGTTGGACAAACCTCTGTCGGCGGCAGTAGCAGTCCTGGAAAGTGAAATGGAAAAATGTTCGGTCGAATTGATTTCGGAGGACTTGCCAAGAGTCTTGGCGGATGCCGCCCAAATCGAACAGTTGTTCCGGAACTTGATCGAGAATTCAATCAAGTATCGACACCCGGAACGAAGACCGCAGATTCGGGTATCCGCTATTCTCGAAGGCGATCGTTGGACGATCTCAATCGCGGACAACGGTATTGGGATTGACCCCAAACATTTCAAGCGTATCTTCGAAATCTTCAAACGTTTGCATGCCGAGGGTGAGTACTCCGGCAACGGAATCGGCTTGGCTGTTTGCAGACGTATCGTCCTGAGACATGGCGGTCGAATCTGGGCGGACGAAAGCGACGTCGGAGCCCTGATCAAGTTTACACTTCATTCGCCTAAATCACTTTCTTCTGAATCCCAGCCATCCAAATCTGTGCATGCCGATGAAGATCAGTAA
- a CDS encoding Y-family DNA polymerase has protein sequence MKQLLCIWLRNWPIQRLLSRPLNESLRELQRADLAADQPTDPIGKTSTPLHAAPERAVNPTQGLPILIWQSDPRRGRLVVACCRRAAALGVRLGMPIAQATELANSKSGVTAWITQHDPLLDDLAIRAVAEILQQHITPMVAIEPLDAKPWAGQVLHQSDSLLLDLSGVVHLFGDLNQVIQSIHGQLRPLGLRPKIAIAHGVAAAWAHAHFNPQEDFIDDATALNALPVQALRIAPETVHTLSRLGVRQIGDLLRLPRSGLSSRLGKPLVKRIAQVLGETDEPLSIHHADAEHVSSMELEYPTDDQCILMHRLEHLVDEIIASLAASQRGALRLACRLDLTDHSQLDFNIGLFAPTLNKKHLVCLIGACVETRRIPANVTRITLSVSLSGSLRTSQSGLFDNDEDDLLGDRPSGDQSLPRFIDAISGRLGRDAVLGVRRTQDPLPEKAFQLYSLTDHRGRQNMQRRLKQRSSTNEPEPSTDRANSDVPRHSFRPPRVTDAGRRPMVLLPHPLPLTAVTVATKQKPPGNHPPIQLPVQSLPVHSLPVAFRLGGRVHRIVRHRGPERIETAWWSGPTIRRDYYQVETDSGRRWWIFRTLGDCTWSLHGHFG, from the coding sequence ATGAAACAACTGCTCTGCATTTGGCTTCGCAACTGGCCCATCCAACGACTGCTCAGTCGTCCCCTCAACGAGTCGCTCCGCGAACTGCAGCGGGCGGATCTGGCAGCGGATCAACCGACCGATCCGATCGGCAAAACATCAACTCCACTGCACGCCGCGCCTGAGCGCGCAGTTAATCCCACGCAGGGTCTGCCGATTCTGATTTGGCAGTCCGATCCACGACGCGGCCGCTTGGTCGTCGCGTGTTGTCGTCGTGCCGCCGCGCTGGGTGTACGTTTGGGGATGCCGATTGCGCAAGCGACCGAGTTGGCCAACTCAAAATCCGGCGTGACGGCTTGGATCACTCAACATGATCCCCTCCTGGATGACTTGGCGATCCGCGCGGTCGCTGAGATCTTGCAACAGCACATCACACCGATGGTCGCGATCGAACCGTTGGATGCGAAACCATGGGCCGGACAAGTCTTGCATCAGAGCGACTCGCTGCTGTTGGACCTCAGTGGCGTGGTGCACCTGTTCGGCGATTTGAATCAAGTCATCCAGTCGATCCACGGACAACTGCGACCGCTCGGTTTGCGTCCCAAGATCGCCATCGCCCACGGTGTCGCCGCGGCTTGGGCACACGCACACTTCAACCCGCAAGAAGACTTCATTGATGACGCCACCGCCTTGAACGCGTTGCCGGTGCAAGCCTTGCGGATTGCTCCGGAGACGGTTCACACACTATCGCGCTTGGGGGTTCGCCAAATCGGCGACTTGCTACGTTTGCCTCGCAGCGGCTTGTCGTCACGATTGGGCAAGCCGTTGGTCAAACGTATCGCACAGGTCTTGGGCGAAACCGATGAACCGCTCTCGATTCACCATGCCGATGCAGAACATGTCAGCTCAATGGAGCTGGAGTACCCGACGGACGACCAGTGCATTTTGATGCATCGCCTGGAGCATCTGGTCGATGAGATCATTGCGAGTTTGGCGGCAAGCCAGCGTGGGGCACTACGCTTGGCCTGCCGCCTGGACCTTACGGACCACTCGCAACTGGATTTCAATATCGGTTTATTTGCTCCGACACTGAACAAGAAACACCTCGTTTGCTTGATCGGTGCCTGCGTCGAGACGCGTCGCATACCGGCAAACGTCACGCGAATAACATTGTCGGTTTCTCTCAGCGGCTCACTCCGTACCTCACAGTCCGGTCTTTTTGACAATGACGAAGATGACCTCTTGGGCGATCGACCATCGGGCGATCAGAGTTTGCCTCGCTTCATCGATGCGATCAGCGGACGCTTGGGACGCGATGCGGTCCTGGGAGTCCGGCGGACTCAGGATCCGCTGCCCGAGAAAGCGTTTCAGTTGTACTCTCTGACGGATCACCGAGGTCGGCAGAATATGCAGCGTCGGCTCAAGCAGCGGTCCAGCACGAACGAGCCGGAGCCATCGACCGATCGCGCAAACTCCGACGTACCACGTCACTCCTTTCGTCCGCCTCGTGTGACCGACGCCGGACGTCGACCGATGGTGTTGTTACCCCATCCCTTGCCGCTCACTGCCGTGACTGTGGCGACGAAACAAAAGCCGCCGGGCAACCATCCCCCAATTCAACTGCCCGTTCAATCACTGCCCGTCCATTCACTGCCCGTTGCGTTTCGTCTCGGCGGACGAGTGCATCGAATCGTCCGGCACCGAGGTCCCGAGCGAATTGAAACGGCGTGGTGGAGCGGACCGACGATCCGCCGGGATTATTATCAAGTCGAAACGGATAGCGGTCGCCGCTGGTGGATCTTTCGCACCTTGGGCGATTGCACATGGAGCCTTCACGGACACTTCGGTTGA
- a CDS encoding LapA family protein, whose product MMQRIRWFLLLFGVVVLLVFSLANTESVPVEMPFLFSTELPLAMLMVVTSGIGFVLGSLTTAWMLRRGRKPGKVTKPEPEPTAVVPPEATPEPNDVYKST is encoded by the coding sequence ATGATGCAGCGAATACGCTGGTTTCTGTTGCTTTTTGGGGTGGTGGTGTTGCTGGTGTTTTCTTTGGCGAACACTGAGAGCGTCCCCGTGGAGATGCCGTTTCTGTTCAGTACGGAGTTGCCATTGGCGATGTTGATGGTCGTTACGTCTGGAATCGGCTTTGTTTTGGGGTCATTGACGACGGCATGGATGTTGCGACGCGGCCGCAAGCCGGGCAAAGTGACCAAGCCTGAGCCGGAACCGACGGCTGTCGTGCCCCCCGAAGCCACCCCCGAACCCAACGACGTTTACAAATCCACGTAG
- a CDS encoding carbamoyltransferase C-terminal domain-containing protein yields MANQTRPSSSLLKRSVAKLLQPVIGTIAHSYGLHTLQSRVSQATLDRAKKKLEHGEQLRIVGLGCGGHNTGVGLVTADRDTGIRVICNHEEERFVGQKHCKDFPEFSFQQMQVDLQDLQCDLGAIDGFVCTWDYVNFFSNLCGHIVGELPGSLTLLRREASPTFSTRDIGRIFRAPQSLAKQVSRQKNAPQAHPIICLRHHDSHAFSAYGLSPFAQDGHPTLVAVIDGTGDDGSISLYRADQSGLHRFYSNKNIFDSIGQMFLYISSCQGGWAPLSSEGRYMGAAAWGNGDRMTNPYYRMLREVFSFGRDGDVRLNPRLANWHRGGSLRPLNRALIDILGDPILPSQMWNPDHVLNVDEIQHAEITQDRVDKAAATQLVFEDAMFHVLDFGIRRSGAQRVVLAGGTALNCVASMRLMEHFDSAWFQRYTKLSGPLQMWVPPFPGDAGLPVGAAYHFACLAGAPMNRPEGRLAHPFLCGHAASENDINVALALSIDDIGSEPFGNIHSQDSLDRVSDLMAYIVAHGGVIGLYQGAAESGPRALGHRSILADPTSSDTLHVLNERVKHRERIRPLAPMVTLDAAKELFELSDGAAADDYDAYSYMVMTTRALPIARKLIPAVIHHDGTARIQIVREHNNPLVHAYLRAMGRRTGVEASVNTSLNVGTPIVQTPSQALEALRRSMGMHCLIMISDSGACWITWHLKVQGYKDGGQQLRQWIHQWQEFPMVQSRVLHFRVTRPATAA; encoded by the coding sequence GTGGCTAACCAGACTCGTCCATCGTCCAGTCTACTGAAGCGGTCGGTCGCCAAGTTGTTGCAGCCCGTGATCGGGACGATCGCTCATTCGTATGGCTTGCACACCCTACAATCACGAGTTTCGCAGGCGACGCTTGATCGAGCAAAGAAGAAACTAGAGCACGGGGAACAACTACGAATCGTCGGCTTGGGTTGCGGTGGTCACAACACGGGTGTCGGATTGGTCACAGCAGATCGTGACACCGGGATACGAGTCATCTGCAATCACGAGGAAGAAAGGTTTGTCGGGCAAAAACACTGCAAGGATTTTCCGGAATTCAGTTTCCAGCAGATGCAAGTCGATTTGCAAGACCTGCAGTGTGACCTCGGGGCGATCGACGGATTTGTTTGCACGTGGGACTACGTCAATTTTTTCTCAAACCTGTGCGGACATATTGTCGGTGAACTACCCGGCAGCCTTACATTGTTACGTCGTGAAGCATCACCGACGTTTTCGACTCGTGATATAGGCCGAATCTTTCGCGCGCCACAGAGCCTTGCGAAACAAGTTTCACGACAGAAAAATGCACCGCAGGCACACCCCATCATCTGCCTGCGTCATCATGACAGCCACGCATTCTCGGCGTACGGACTTTCTCCATTCGCCCAGGACGGCCACCCCACGTTGGTTGCCGTGATCGACGGAACGGGTGACGACGGCTCCATCTCACTTTATCGAGCCGATCAAAGCGGTTTGCATCGTTTCTACAGCAACAAGAACATCTTCGATTCGATCGGCCAGATGTTTCTGTACATCAGCAGTTGCCAAGGCGGTTGGGCGCCGTTGAGCAGTGAAGGACGCTATATGGGCGCTGCTGCGTGGGGAAACGGAGATCGGATGACGAACCCGTACTATCGAATGCTGCGTGAGGTATTCTCATTTGGACGCGATGGCGATGTACGTTTGAATCCCCGATTGGCGAATTGGCATCGAGGAGGCAGCCTACGACCGCTCAACCGGGCACTCATCGATATCTTGGGCGACCCCATCCTGCCCTCGCAAATGTGGAATCCTGATCACGTTTTGAACGTGGATGAAATCCAACATGCCGAGATCACACAGGATCGTGTCGACAAAGCAGCGGCGACACAATTGGTTTTTGAAGACGCCATGTTCCACGTGCTGGACTTCGGCATCCGTCGTAGCGGAGCGCAACGGGTGGTGCTGGCCGGCGGCACCGCGCTCAACTGCGTTGCCAGCATGCGGCTGATGGAACACTTTGATTCCGCATGGTTTCAACGCTACACCAAACTCTCCGGACCGCTGCAAATGTGGGTTCCTCCCTTTCCAGGTGATGCCGGACTGCCTGTTGGTGCCGCTTACCACTTCGCCTGCTTGGCCGGGGCGCCGATGAACAGGCCTGAGGGACGTTTGGCTCATCCGTTCTTGTGCGGACATGCAGCCTCAGAGAACGACATCAATGTCGCCCTGGCTCTATCGATCGACGACATCGGATCTGAACCATTCGGAAACATTCATTCACAAGATTCACTCGATCGAGTCTCAGACTTGATGGCTTACATCGTCGCACACGGAGGCGTGATCGGGTTGTATCAAGGGGCCGCCGAGTCCGGTCCGAGGGCTTTGGGGCACCGTTCCATTTTGGCCGATCCGACATCCAGCGATACTTTGCACGTTTTGAACGAGCGAGTGAAGCATCGGGAACGAATTCGTCCTTTGGCTCCGATGGTCACGTTGGATGCTGCCAAGGAACTGTTTGAGCTTTCGGATGGTGCAGCCGCTGATGACTATGATGCGTACAGCTACATGGTCATGACGACTCGTGCCTTGCCGATTGCTCGGAAGCTGATCCCCGCTGTGATTCATCACGATGGGACGGCGAGAATCCAAATCGTACGTGAACACAACAACCCGCTCGTTCACGCGTACCTACGAGCCATGGGACGACGGACGGGCGTAGAAGCCTCTGTGAATACATCGCTCAATGTCGGAACACCGATTGTTCAAACGCCCTCGCAAGCGTTGGAGGCGTTGCGACGGAGCATGGGAATGCACTGCCTGATCATGATCAGCGATTCAGGAGCCTGTTGGATCACTTGGCATCTCAAAGTCCAGGGATACAAGGACGGGGGTCAACAGCTTCGTCAATGGATCCATCAGTGGCAGGAATTCCCGATGGTACAGAGCCGAGTTCTGCATTTCCGAGTGACCAGACCCGCCACTGCAGCTTGA
- a CDS encoding BBP7 family outer membrane beta-barrel protein, which yields MSKKFRGMTLAALLLSASTSAMADNNEFVYGDAVDSPSPAFVGDLSTEDAYYGDQYVAPAANVRQVSRDSGYATAADYAPAVSHSGKMSMNQLQPAGYFGDSAGCGCSPGCDSIGCDGGCDSACSSGKCRGSIASALGMCDSDGWASFDALLWFVSDRNSPVLAAEAPATIFPVLDDPQTRPVFGGQGAIEGGLSGGFRSDVGRYLSDDIGVGGRFWWLGENESSYANAGDGSPTSISIGRPYYDTNLGGESALLGNQANFFAGGVTASESLDMWGAEAYARMRFHGNKSSRLEFIGGYSHFEIDNDLDVASVSVDVNTARRRTFADRFNTENEFNGGQIGFETTVRRGRWTATSLTKVHLGNMAQSVSIRGNSTDTLGAVTTTANSGLLAMGNQGDFRNDVFTFVPEMNFKLGYRFRDHIDFNVGYSFLYFESVALAGEQIDRLVDSSQLGTNAPFGARPAFSMVEGDLFVQGLDLGMTISY from the coding sequence ATGAGCAAAAAATTTCGAGGCATGACCCTGGCAGCACTTCTGTTGTCAGCCTCAACGTCGGCCATGGCTGACAACAACGAATTCGTCTACGGCGACGCCGTGGATTCCCCGTCCCCCGCGTTCGTCGGAGATCTCTCCACAGAGGACGCTTACTACGGAGACCAGTACGTTGCCCCCGCGGCAAACGTTCGCCAAGTGTCGCGTGACTCCGGTTACGCAACGGCAGCCGACTATGCCCCAGCGGTTTCGCATTCGGGCAAGATGTCAATGAATCAACTGCAACCTGCCGGATACTTCGGCGATTCAGCGGGCTGCGGATGCAGCCCCGGCTGTGACAGCATCGGCTGTGACGGTGGTTGCGACAGTGCATGCTCGTCCGGCAAGTGCCGCGGCAGCATTGCGAGTGCTTTGGGCATGTGTGACAGCGATGGCTGGGCAAGCTTCGACGCCCTGTTGTGGTTCGTATCGGATCGCAACTCACCGGTCTTGGCAGCCGAAGCTCCCGCGACCATCTTCCCCGTGTTGGACGACCCTCAGACCCGTCCGGTCTTTGGCGGCCAAGGTGCGATCGAAGGTGGGCTGTCGGGCGGATTCCGCAGCGACGTGGGCCGCTACTTGTCCGACGACATCGGAGTCGGCGGTCGGTTTTGGTGGTTGGGTGAAAACGAATCGTCGTATGCCAACGCAGGCGACGGCAGCCCGACCAGCATCTCGATCGGTCGTCCCTACTACGACACCAACTTGGGCGGCGAAAGCGCTCTGTTGGGCAACCAAGCTAACTTCTTTGCCGGCGGCGTGACCGCAAGCGAATCGTTGGACATGTGGGGTGCGGAAGCGTACGCTCGGATGCGATTCCACGGTAACAAAAGCTCACGTTTGGAGTTCATCGGCGGCTACAGCCACTTTGAAATCGACAACGATCTGGATGTTGCCAGCGTTTCGGTCGACGTCAACACGGCACGCCGACGCACGTTTGCCGATCGATTCAACACCGAGAACGAGTTCAACGGTGGGCAAATCGGTTTTGAGACGACGGTCCGACGCGGACGTTGGACGGCGACTTCGCTGACCAAGGTTCACTTGGGCAACATGGCTCAAAGCGTATCGATCCGCGGCAACAGCACGGACACGCTGGGTGCGGTGACGACCACCGCCAACAGTGGCCTGCTGGCCATGGGCAACCAAGGTGACTTCCGCAACGACGTGTTCACATTCGTCCCCGAGATGAACTTCAAACTCGGCTACCGATTCCGTGACCACATCGACTTCAACGTCGGCTACAGCTTCCTGTACTTCGAATCGGTCGCACTGGCTGGCGAGCAAATCGATCGCTTGGTTGACAGCTCACAATTGGGCACCAACGCACCATTCGGAGCACGCCCAGCGTTCTCGATGGTGGAGGGCGACTTGTTCGTCCAAGGTTTGGACTTGGGAATGACGATCTCTTACTAA
- a CDS encoding ATP-grasp domain-containing protein, protein MMQPTHEFRMPACDETSRLGPEWTPHVILIGASARAAAQSARLAGLIPITIDLFGDDDTQRLSRIWFSAVEMYENASKVAEVRHWLSRHVDDDVPVMLVGEFSGCVELARRLERPILGSTTAVPKQVNDHQFVESIAKQCGCVFPETRRTPPAIQAGWLSKMDSSSGGLGVRWSGDRKPDGSPPYWQRWHPGKLHGAHFLADGRDSVLMGVCRNSFTRLGDRPFVYSGSRGPIPVSSDVCEQLKKVGQAIAVQSGIVGLFNLDFLLHGDDVCLLEINARWSSGMEILDDWLQTVKGKPVASIIGDAYSLGTHQRPLEALAAAKRLSETVCQDNLVRLYKRVVFANRSGRFDPQRIPSEVLCGEQSLCDVPMAGTEIRRGEPILTIKWVRKGGVPKRHNQSEDKPTSLRALVRTIQGTVR, encoded by the coding sequence ATGATGCAACCCACCCACGAATTCAGGATGCCGGCGTGTGATGAAACGTCGCGTCTGGGGCCAGAATGGACGCCCCACGTGATCTTGATCGGCGCGTCCGCGCGGGCGGCCGCCCAATCGGCACGGCTTGCCGGACTGATACCAATCACCATCGACCTGTTCGGTGATGACGACACCCAAAGGCTGTCACGAATTTGGTTTTCTGCGGTCGAGATGTATGAAAATGCGTCAAAAGTGGCGGAGGTTCGACACTGGCTGAGCCGTCATGTGGATGACGACGTGCCGGTGATGTTGGTGGGCGAGTTCAGCGGCTGCGTGGAACTGGCACGGCGGTTGGAACGGCCCATTCTTGGCAGCACGACGGCGGTGCCAAAACAGGTCAATGACCACCAGTTCGTCGAGTCGATCGCAAAGCAATGCGGCTGCGTCTTTCCCGAGACACGTCGGACACCGCCCGCGATCCAAGCCGGCTGGCTGTCGAAAATGGATTCGTCCAGTGGTGGTTTAGGGGTGCGATGGAGCGGCGATCGCAAGCCCGATGGCAGCCCGCCGTATTGGCAACGTTGGCATCCGGGAAAACTGCACGGAGCCCATTTTCTGGCCGACGGTCGTGACAGTGTCCTGATGGGAGTCTGCCGAAACTCCTTCACCCGCCTCGGCGATCGACCGTTTGTCTATTCCGGGTCACGTGGGCCGATCCCAGTGTCGTCTGATGTCTGCGAGCAACTCAAAAAAGTCGGGCAGGCGATCGCAGTTCAATCCGGAATCGTGGGCCTGTTCAACCTGGATTTTCTATTGCACGGCGACGATGTTTGCTTGCTGGAGATCAATGCGAGATGGTCCAGCGGGATGGAGATTCTGGACGACTGGCTCCAGACAGTGAAAGGGAAACCCGTCGCGTCAATCATCGGCGACGCTTACTCACTGGGGACTCATCAAAGACCGTTGGAAGCGCTGGCTGCGGCAAAGCGTTTGAGTGAGACCGTGTGTCAGGACAATCTAGTAAGACTTTACAAACGAGTGGTCTTTGCAAATCGTTCCGGACGTTTTGATCCTCAACGCATACCAAGCGAAGTGCTCTGTGGTGAGCAATCACTTTGCGATGTGCCGATGGCTGGTACGGAGATCCGCCGAGGTGAGCCCATTTTGACGATCAAGTGGGTTAGGAAAGGCGGAGTGCCAAAACGTCACAACCAGTCAGAAGACAAGCCAACGTCACTCCGAGCGTTGGTGCGGACAATCCAGGGCACAGTTCGCTAG
- a CDS encoding DUF1559 domain-containing protein: MSHRLRSRAGFTLVELLVVIAIIGILVGLLLPAVQAAREAARRMSCSNNFKQIGLAIQNYHSTYKQVPIHGSGTDGPGGTAPVGSNAPTEDWWTNYGHANAWRLSALVGMTPFMEQQALWEEISNPSTFDATNPNTPFTVPNVWPAMGPTPDHIRYRPWGTEIPTFRCPSDPGFGLPSLGRTNYAVCLGDSMWWSVRGPVNAAIRTGTGSPSWKYNRQNTGWNQQSQAADRGLFVPHAEAKFRDVLDGLSNTIAMGEIATYLGDRDNRTISTQNSSQNPPASVRDNPKWCEVQGQIDPLRPRFWAQTGVTLDGAAAGRGSRWADFRPHASGMHTVAPPNHHVCGGNNAGQTGMYTASSRHQGGAHILMTDGAVVFISDSIESGNSRAGMVWLSGVGAASPGSQSPYGLWGSLGTKASSEVIQEQLNQ, from the coding sequence ATGAGTCATCGTCTCAGGTCACGTGCCGGTTTCACCTTGGTGGAGCTGCTCGTCGTGATCGCCATCATCGGCATTTTGGTCGGCCTGTTATTGCCGGCCGTCCAAGCTGCTCGCGAAGCAGCACGCAGAATGAGTTGCAGCAACAACTTCAAGCAAATCGGTCTGGCAATCCAGAACTACCACAGCACCTACAAGCAAGTTCCAATCCACGGTTCAGGAACCGACGGTCCTGGCGGTACGGCCCCCGTTGGCAGCAACGCCCCGACCGAAGATTGGTGGACCAACTACGGGCATGCGAATGCTTGGCGGTTGAGCGCACTTGTTGGCATGACACCGTTCATGGAGCAACAAGCACTTTGGGAAGAAATCAGTAACCCAAGCACTTTTGATGCGACCAACCCCAACACCCCGTTCACGGTGCCAAATGTTTGGCCAGCCATGGGGCCAACTCCTGATCACATTCGCTATCGCCCATGGGGAACTGAAATTCCAACTTTCCGTTGCCCAAGCGATCCGGGTTTTGGTTTGCCGTCTCTTGGTCGAACCAATTACGCCGTGTGTTTGGGAGACTCGATGTGGTGGTCGGTTCGAGGACCCGTCAACGCAGCGATCCGAACCGGTACTGGGTCACCGTCGTGGAAATACAACCGCCAAAACACAGGCTGGAATCAGCAGTCTCAAGCAGCCGACCGTGGACTGTTCGTTCCTCATGCGGAAGCGAAGTTCCGTGACGTGCTTGACGGTTTGTCCAACACCATCGCCATGGGTGAAATCGCCACCTACCTCGGTGATCGCGATAACCGAACCATTTCGACTCAGAACAGTTCACAAAACCCTCCGGCATCTGTTCGCGACAACCCCAAATGGTGCGAGGTCCAAGGTCAAATCGATCCGCTGCGTCCGCGTTTCTGGGCTCAAACCGGCGTGACCTTGGACGGAGCTGCCGCTGGTCGTGGATCCCGTTGGGCTGACTTCCGTCCCCACGCCTCTGGTATGCACACCGTCGCACCACCAAACCACCATGTCTGCGGTGGAAACAATGCTGGTCAAACGGGTATGTACACCGCGTCCAGCAGGCACCAAGGTGGTGCTCACATCCTGATGACCGATGGTGCGGTGGTCTTCATCAGCGATTCGATCGAATCTGGCAACAGCCGTGCCGGTATGGTTTGGCTTTCCGGAGTCGGTGCTGCATCGCCAGGTTCGCAAAGCCCGTACGGACTTTGGGGATCGCTAGGTACCAAAGCCAGCAGCGAAGTCATCCAGGAGCAATTGAATCAGTAG
- a CDS encoding response regulator, which yields MKISNAVVLLVEDNADDAYLTSVGFKRSDHDVTLHHVSNGEQCMEFLRKKGRFVDAPTPDIVLLDLNMPVMDGREVLAEISQDERLRRIRLLVLTTSDSPQDLAIAYEHGCASYIVKPFDLHDLQHTVDQICDYWFDITSLPTKA from the coding sequence ATGAAGATCAGTAACGCAGTCGTTCTGCTCGTCGAAGACAACGCGGACGATGCCTATTTGACCAGTGTTGGATTCAAACGCAGTGATCATGATGTGACGCTGCACCATGTTTCCAACGGCGAACAGTGCATGGAGTTTTTGCGAAAAAAGGGACGGTTTGTCGATGCGCCCACGCCGGACATTGTCTTGCTGGACTTGAACATGCCTGTCATGGACGGACGTGAGGTCCTGGCTGAGATCAGCCAAGACGAGCGGCTGCGACGGATTCGCTTGCTGGTGTTGACGACATCCGATTCGCCCCAGGATTTGGCCATCGCCTACGAACACGGCTGTGCGTCGTACATCGTCAAGCCCTTCGACCTGCATGACTTGCAGCACACGGTCGATCAAATTTGTGACTACTGGTTCGATATCACCTCGTTGCCCACGAAGGCGTGA